A part of Cryptococcus neoformans var. neoformans JEC21 chromosome 4 sequence genomic DNA contains:
- a CDS encoding ATP-binding cassette (ABC) transporter, putative codes for MAFSGVGQGIGTYDRTEQTSGASLGRVTSRAHFTDVHPNDNLPAQTGEHCARDVGHLARQLTRQSVAAADDSAAIFSYQEGSDLDPFSEKFNAKKWTKLMFEASQSSGPGRKAGLSFRNLDVHGFGSDADYQKTVGNLPLVGIGALRDLIGNRKRKVQILNSMDGVLEAGEMLVVLGPPGSGCTTMLKTIAGEMNGIYLDESSSLNYRGITPKQIYGQFRGEAIYTAEVDVHFPNLTVGQTLSFAAEARAPRKPPGGISKKEYAKHMRDVVMSVFGISHTLNTIVGNDFIRGVSGGERKRVTIAEASLAGAPLQCWDNSTRGLDSANAIEFCKNLRLNSDYIGISSAVAIYQAPQAAYDCFDKVSVLYEGEQIFFGKATEAKQFFVDMGFHCPSQQTVPDFLTSLTSASERTPREGFEGKIPTTPQEFATRWKQSDKYQELLAQIAEFENKYPVHGEKYQEFLQSRRAQQSKRLRPKSPYTLSYGGQVELCLRRGFDRLRADPSLTLTQLFGNFIMALIIGSVFYNLPATTSSFYSRGALLFFAILMSAFGSALEILILYAQRGIVEKHSRYAFYHPSAEAVASALTDIPYKVVNCIIFSLTLYFMTNLRREPGPFFFFMLISFTLTMVMSMLFRSIASLSRSLTQALAPAALLILALVMYTGFAVNVANMRGWARWMNWLDPIAYGFESLMINEFHGREYECAAFIPMGPGYEGATGQQLVCSTAGAVAGSSVVNGDDYINLSYEYYHAHKWRNFGILIGFFLFFSAIYISATEFITAKKSKGEILVFPRGKIPRALLAQSTHSHGSSDDVEGGKFAGGSKMKKEITGADRADAGIIQRQTAIFSWKDVVYDIKIKKEPRRILDHVDGWVKPGTLTALMGVSGAGKTTLLDVLATRVTMGVVTGEMLVDGRQRDISFQRKTGYVQQQDLHLETSTVREALRFSAVLRQSNTISIKEKYEYVEEVLKLLEMESYADAVVGVPGTGLNVEQRKRLTIGVELVAKPALLLFLDEPTSGLDSQTSWNILLLLRKLTEHGQAILCTIHQPSAMLFEQFDRLLFLARGGKTVYFGEVGKGSHILIDYFEQNGAPKCPEGENPAEWMLAAIGAAPGSHSDVDWHQAWINSPERVEVRRELARIKETQGGKGEAALQNKDQEKSKSEVKAEYAEFASPLWKQFIVVLTRVWQQHWRTPSYIWSKAALCALSALFIGFSFFKAGTSQQGLQNQLFSVFMMFTIFGQLTQQIMPNFTTQRSLYEVRERPSKAYSWKIFILSNIVAEIPWAILMGAVIYFTWYYPIGYYRNAIPTDAVHLRGALMFLYIEMFLIFNATFAIMIVAGIATAETAGNIANLLFSMCLIFCGVLAPPSSLPGFWMFMYRVSPFTYLVEGMLSTAVADTNVVCSDIELLTMNPPSGQSCGDYMSTYISNYGGYLVNENATTACEFCSMSSTNTFLAQFSIYYSNKWRDFGLLWAYVVFNIIAAVGIYWLARVPKNTGKEQASEPEDVQEKLVPAQSTEKKPESVSRGSQSTAA; via the exons CGGCGCTCTCAGAGATTTGATCGGTAACCGCAAACGCAAGGTCCAAATCCTAAACAGTATGGATGGTGTACTAGAAGCGGGTGAAATGCTCGTCGTCCTTGGTCCTCCCGGAAGTGGTTGTACGACAATGCTCAAGACTATTGCTGGAGAGATGAACGGTATCTACTTGGATGAGTCTTCCTCACTTAACTATAGAG GTATCACTCCGAAGCAAATTTACGGTCAATTCCGAGGCGAAGCTATCTACACTGCTGAGGTCGACGTTCATTTCCCCAATCTTACTGTCGGTCAAACATTATCTTTCGCTGCTGAAGCTCGAGCCCCTCGAAAGCCTCCTGGAGGCAtctcgaagaaggaataCGCCAAGCACATGCGAGATGTCGTCATGTCTGTCTTTGGCATTTCCCACACTCTGAACACTATCGTCGGCAACGACTTCATTCGTGGCGTCAGTG GTGGCGAGCGAAAACGAGTAACTATTGCCGAGGCCTCCCTTGCCGGCGCTCCCCTCCAATGTTGGGACAACTCCACCCGTGGTCTTGACTCTGCCAACGCCATCGAATTCTGCAAAAACCTCCGTCTGAACTCCGATTACATCGGCATCTCCTCAGCCGTCGCTATCTACCAAGCTCCCCAAGCCGCTTACGACTGTTTCGACAAGGTCTCCGTCCTTTATGAAGGCGAGCAGATTTTTTTCGGCAAGGCCACCGAAGCGAAGCAGTTCTTTGTCGATATGGGATTTCACTGCCCTTCTCAGCAGACCGTCCCCGACTTTCTCACATCACTCACCAGTGCAAGCGAACGTACACCACGAGAAGGGTTCGAAGGCAAGATACCCACCACCCCGCAAGAGTTTGCCACGCGATGGAAACAGAGCGACAAATATCAGGAGCTTTTGGCACAGATTGCCGAGTTTGAGAACAAGTACCCCGTTCATGGCGAGAAGTATCAAGAGTTTTTGCAATCAAGACGGGCTCAGCAGTCCAAGCGTCTCCGACCCAAATCTCCTTACACCCTTTCGTACGGCGGCCAAGTCGAGCTTTGCCTTCGAAGAGGTTTCGACCGTCTTCGTGCGGATCCCAGTCTGACTCTTACTCAACTGTTTGGTAATTTTATCATGGCTCTTATTATCGGTTCAGTCTTCTATAACCTTC CTGCGACTACGAGCAGTTTCTACTCACGAGGTGCTTTGCTATTTTTTGCTATTTTGATGAGCGCTTTCGGATCTGCTTTGGAA ATCCTTATCCTCTACGCCCAACGAGGCATCGTCGAGAAGCACTCCCGTTACGCCTTCTACCACCCTTCCGCCGAAGCCGTCGCCTCTGCTCTTACCGATATTCCTTACAAGGTCGTCAACTGTATCATCTTCAGCTTGACCTTGTACTTCATGACCAATCTCCGACGTGAACCTG GgccgttcttcttcttcatgctcATCAGTTTCACTCTTACGATGGTCATGTCCATGCTCTTCCGATCGATCGCCTCCCTCAGTCGATCTCTCACCCAAGCTCTTGCCCCTGCTgctctcctcatccttgccCTCGTCATGTACACTGGTTTTGCCGTTAACGTGGCCAACATGCGCGGCTGGGCTCGATGGATGAACTGGCTCGACCCTATTGCTTACGGCTTCGAATCTCTCATGATCAATGAGTTCCATGGCAGGGAGTATGAATGCGCGGCGTTTATCCCGATGGGTCCCGGATACGAGGGTGCAACTGGTCAACAGCTCGTTTGTTCCACGGCGGGTGCTGTTGCGGGTTCTTCTGTGGTTAATGGTGATGACTACATCAACTTATCATACGAATATTACCACGCGCACAAGTGGAGGAACTTTGGTATCTTGATCGggtttttcctttttttttccgcTATTTACATATCTGCTACTG AATTTATTACCGCCAAGAAATCGAAAGGTGAAatcctcgtcttccctCGAGGCAAGATCCCGCGCGCCCTCCTTGCTCAGTCCACTCACTCCCACGGCTCATCCGACGACGTCGAAGGCGGCAAGTTTGCCGGTGGTTCtaaaatgaagaaagaaatcACCGGTGCTGACCGAGCTGACGCTGGGATCATCCAGAGGCAGACTGCTATCTTCTCTTGGAAAGATGTGGTTTATGAtatcaagatcaagaaggagcCAAGAAGGATTTTGGACCacgtggatggatgggTCAAACCCGGTACTTTAACTGCTCTTATG GGTGTTTCTGGTGCGGGCAAGACTACTCTTCTCGATGTGTTGGCCACCCGGGTTACTATGGGTGTAGTTACCGGTGAAATGCTCGTCGACGGCCGACAAAGAGACATCTCGTTCCAGCGAAAGACCGGCTACGTTCAACAGCaagatcttcatcttgaAACTAGCACTGTCCGAGAAGCCCTCCGGTTCAGCGCTGTTCTTCGACAGTCGAACACTATCAGCATCAAGGAGAAATATGAGTatgtggaagaagtatTGAAGcttttggagatggaaagttACGCCGACGCGGTCGTTGGTGTGCCCGGTACTG GTCTCAATGTCGAACAGCGAAAGCGGCTCACCATTGGTGTTGAGCTTGTCGCCAAGcctgcccttcttctcttcctcgacGAACCCACCTCCGGTCTCGATTCCCAAACCTCCTGGaacattcttcttctccttcgaAAGCTCACTGAACACGGTCAAGCTATTCTCTGTACCATCCACCAACCCTCCGCAATGCTTTTCGAACAGTTCGAccgtctcctcttcctcgctaGAGGTGGTAAGACGGTCTACTTTGGCGAGGTTGGCAAGGGATCTCATATCCTCATTGATTACTTTGAGCAGAACGGTGCTCCCAAGTGCCCAGAGGGCGAAAACCCGGCAGAATGGATGTTGGCTGCTATTGGTGCTGCGCCCGGCTCCCATTCTGATGTCGATTGGCACCAGGCATGGATTAACAGCCCTGAACGAGTCGAAGTCCGCCGTGAGCTTGCAAGGATCAAGGAGACTCAAGGCGGTAAGGGTGAAGCGGCTCTGCAGAACAAGGATCAGGAAAAGAGCAAGTCGGAAGTCAAGGCGGAATATGCAGAATTTGCGTCACCCTTGTGGAAACAGTTTATTGTTGTGTTGACGAGGGTTTGGCAACAACACTGGAGGACGCCTAGTTATATTTGGTCCAAGGCTGCTTTGTGTGCTTTGTCT GCCCTTTTCATTGGATTCAGTTTCTTCAAGGCCGGTACTTCCCAGCAAGGCTTGCAGAACCAGTTGTTCTCCGTTTTCATG ATGTTCACAATCTTCGGTCAACTCACCCAACAAATCATGCCCAACTTTACCACTCAGCGAAGCTTGTATGAGGTCCGAGAAAGACCTTCAAAGGCGTACTCTTGGAAGATCTTTATTTTGAGTAACATCGTCGCGGAAATTCCTTGGGCTA TTCTCATGGGCGCCGTCATCTACTTTACCTGGTATTATCCCATTGGTTACTACCGCAACGCCATCCCTACCGACGCTGTCCATCTTCGAGGTGCGCTCATGTTTTTGTACATTGAGATGTTCTTGATCTTCAACGCTACTTTTGCGATCATGATTGTGGCGGGTATCGCGACGGCTGAAACTGCTGGTAACATTGCGAACCTTTTGTTTTCCATGTGTCTCATCTTCTGCGG TGTTTTGgcccctccttcctccctccccgGTTTCTGGATGTTTATGTATCGTGTCTCACCATTCACCTACCTTGTTGAAGGGATGCTCAGTACTGCTGTCGCCGACACCAATGTCGTCTGTTCCGACATCGAGCTTCTCACAATGAACCCTCCTTCCGGCCAGTCTTGTGGCGACTACATGTCAACTTATATCAGTAATTACGGGGGATATTTGGTGAATGAGAATGCAACGACGGCGTGCGAGTTCTGTTCTATGAGCAGTACTAACACTTTCTTGGCACAATTCAGCATTTACTACAGCAACAA GTGGAGAGATTTTGGTCTGTTGTGGGCATACGTCGTGTTCAACATCATTGCGGCTGTAGGTATCTATTGGCTTGCTCGTGTA CCCAAGAACACTGGCAAAGAACAAGCATCTGAACCGGAGGACGTACAGGAGAAGCTGGTTCCTGCACAGTCTACTGAGAAGAAACCTGAGTCGGTGTCTCGAGGCTCCCAGTCTACCGCGGCGTAA
- a CDS encoding ATP-dependent DNA helicase, putative — MPSSSTTPIVVSDDSDADDFFPRKDVSANRSGESKERISEEFVKGEKGGDLNLDARDAIKTTLAKLDTEIAEVVAQLEPLQALHASLTAERRALEFQLSSISRNPCPSDSLFSTAANTIDYQSSCFPFSSAIAATLRNTFNLNKFRLCQEGVINAAVDDRDIVCVMPTGGGKSLTYQLPAVMGRGLTVVVSPLLALIWDQVRALKEIGIECVMLTGSTSTQEQNEIYKRLRDGPSHGEKEIRLCYVTPEKVSKSKRFMSVLEKMNQSGRLRRFVIDEAHCCSQLGHDFRPDYKKLSMLKTLFPRVPIQAVTATLSSKTLPDLLKILRLGPITDGRSSKTTGTVFFSSPLFRPNLHYKVLPKASNAKTAIAEMGRWIQDKHPGESGIVYCLSKKDAETVAEELKGWSNGSIKTGVYHAGIDDTEKETIHVKWREGKINCICATIAFGLGIDKGDVRYVIHHSMSKSLEGYYQETGRAGRDGKDSDCVLFYRGQDATRLAGLIYTDVDGTGKLHEMLRFAQDLRTCRKVAFAKYFSASAHLSTASWDNPTSLSSSDSDSTSTSPCEICDNCLRPPSSISTRDVTLESWKILRIAQEVVKQSGRVTLPNLASLTRGLGGGSFGVVGGGEGKKGKKQKSTGERGYIDIEEFGGKVAMSADDVEVLIIHLLLIGYLQDSYHATAFSVNVYVIPSPAAVRLTRMEREEIEAGRGVRVECTFAVPQRKEKKAPGNGSNKVAVKRKKGEEDDEFDQAGGSSGRKLGGNMDFVGTGGRKPGNAKKARTQTHPQDENREEEEYEYFSDVYGGLYSDGDIDQEADQQHGGDGDDWNGDGDEMEEDDEPKDDWDEMIGDGWRDEGGWKVLNAGSGSGSGTGTGRAKGQGANGGGKQRAAIVTDSD; from the exons ATGCCATCCAGCTCCACTACACCCATCGTTGTCAGTGACGACAGCGACGCCGATGACTTCTTTCCTCGTAAAGACGTATCTGCGAACCGGAGCGGGGAAAGCAAAGAGAGGATAAGTGAGGAGTTTgtaaaaggagagaagggtggaGATTTGAACTTAGATGCAAGGGATGCTATCAAGACGACGCTCGCAAAGCTAGATACTGAG ATTGCCGAAGTCGTTGCTCAGCTTGAGCCTCTGCAAGCTTTACATGCATCTCTCACCGCCGAACGTCGTGCACTAGAGTTCCAGTTATCCTCAATATCTAGAAATCCGTGCCCGTCGGACAGCCTATTCTCCACTGCTGCCAATACAATCGACTACCAGTCATCAtgttttcccttttcttctgctaTAGCTGCAACACTTAGAAACActttcaacctcaacaAGTTCAGGCTATGTCAGGAAGGTGTGATCAACGCTGCTGTAGATGATCGAGATATCGTCTGTGTGATGCCGacgggaggaggaaagagcCTGACGTATCAGTTACCGGCGGTGATGGGTAGAGGTCTGACAGTGGTGGTCAGCCCGCTTTTGGCGTTAATATGGGATCAGGTCAGAGCATTGAAAGAGATCGGAATAGAGTGCGTG ATGTTGACTGGCAGTACAAGTACTCAAGAGCAGAATGAGATTTATAAACGATTGAGAGATGGGCCGTCTCATGGCGAAAAGGAGATACGA CTTTGTTATGTCACT CCCGAGAAGGTGTCAAAATCAAAGAGGTTCATGTCTGTGCTAGAAAAGATGAACCAATCAGGCCGATTGA GACGATTTGTCATTG ACGAGGCACACTGTTGCAGCCAACTTGGACATG ACTTTAGGCCAGATTACAAAAAACTGTCGATGTTGAAAACTCTTTTTCCGCGAGTTCCTATACAAGCTGTA ACAGCAACCCTCAGCTCAAAAACGCTGCCTGACCTTCTTAAAATACTACGTCTCGGACCTATAACAGACGGACGCA GCTCGAAGACCACTGGTACAGtattcttttcctccccccTCTTCCGCCCCAACCTCCATTACAAAGTCCTACCTAAAGCGTCAAATGCGAAAACGGCCATTGCAGAGATGGGCAGATGGATACAGGATAAACACCC TGGAGAGAGCGGGATTGTGTATTGTCTTAGTAAAAAG GACGCGGAAACAGTCGCAGAAGAGCTGAAAGGATGGTCAAATGGTAGTATCAAA ACAGGCGTATACCATGCAGGAATAGATGATACCGAGAAAGAGACAATCCATGTTAAGTGGCGCGAAGGAAAAATCAA TTGTATCTGCGCTACAATCGCTTTTGGATTAGGTATTGATAAAGGCGACGTTAGATATGTCATCC ACCATTCT ATGTCTAAATCACTCGAGGGATATTATCAAGAAACGGGACGAGCAGGGAGAGACGGAAAAGACTCTGACTGTGTGCTATTCTATCGTGGACAGGATGCGACACGCCTGGCTGGGCTGATCTATACGGATGTAGATGGTACCGGAAAGC TGCATGAAATGCTGAGGTTTGCGCAGGACCTGAGAACTTGTCGAAAAGTGGCTTTTGCCAAG TACTTTTCCGCCTCTGCGCATCTCTCCACTGCCTCATGGGACAATCCTacctccctctcttcctcagacTCAGACTCTACTTCCACCTCACCTTGCGAGATATGCGACAACTGTCTCCGacccccttcttccatctctacCCGCGACGTCACCCTCGAATCATGGAAGATCCTTCGTATAGCACAAGAAGTCGTCAAGCAAAGTGGAAGGGTAACGTTGCCAAACCTTGCGAGCCTCACGAGAGGCCTGGGTGGAGGTAGTTTCGGGGTAGTCGgtggcggagaaggaaagaaggggaaaaagcaaaaaagtACAGGGGAAAGGGGGTATATTGATATCGAAGAGTTTGGAGGAAAAGTGGCGATGAGTGCTGAT GATGTCGAAGTCCTGATtattcatctccttctcatcgGCTACCTCCAAGACTCTTACCACGCCACCGCGTTCTCAGTCAACGTCTACGTCATTCCGTCCCCTGCCGCTGTCCGTCTCACTCGtatggagagagaagaaatcgAAGCAGGACGAGGAGTGAGGGTGGAGTGCACGTTCGCGGTCCCtcagaggaaggaaaagaaagctCCCGGGAATGGTTCAAACAAGGTCGCtgtgaaaaggaagaagggagaggaggacgatgagTTTGACCAAGCAGGTGGTAGTAGCGGTAGAAAGCTTGGGGGGAATATGGACTTTGTAGGCACTGGCGGAAGGAAACCCGGCAACGCCAAAAAGGCCAGAACCCAAACTCACCCACAAGATGAAaacagagaagaagaagaatatgaATACTTTTCCGACGTCTACGGTGGTTTGTACTCCGACGGTGACATCGATCAAGAGGCGGATCAGCAGCATGGCGGTGACGGTGATGATTGGAATGGTGATGGcgatgagatggaggaagatgacgagcCGAAGGATGATTGGGATGAGATGATTGGTGACGGATGGAGGGATGAAGGGGGTTGGAAGGTACTTAATGCCGGTTCTGGCTCCGGTTCTGGTACTGGTACTGGAAGAGCGAAGGGACAAGGAGCCAACGGAGGCGGGAAGCAAAGGGCAGCCATTGTAACCGACAGCGACTAA
- a CDS encoding expressed protein, whose amino-acid sequence MKPPTKLHIPISEKSSPFFSSPYPPHQPSSSQLSPIPDSSPSSAAFTNSRSPLLPMSPKVLESGYPFPATAHTNASGRWARMRMVLRQGVVPQGVLRRALMLFMVLGLAVLVLHRSGTALQLAEKYNPASTQTKSRPASTQTEAHPASTHTESHVPYIPPTSSPHGVREIDISSEPLPLDATLRERLDAWKNAPGGRGEVEGEVEAGGFVAWNLEQCSTISEQHNTHMIQHSANTWASLNRTLLHKYRMELVDHMEGVLKRREHEKYGKGRGIVTVAGNADTLQRVKWSLQMLRSYGSELPVEIYHFPSEAPPADDPIRTELAELGARLVEAKGQTRDKGKNKSYHLKALAVVQCPWQEVLYIDSDSVPTRDPLYMFDAPNYKRLGIWATPDYWKTSANNPIWAIMGVKCRNEWEMETGQMFIDKKRHLDVFLLVQYMLENHHFWFAFSDGDKDTFRWALLALRKRWAVPGRWVGAGALPSGTASGDFCAHTMLQHDSWGEPLFVHYNLLKQIPSGVGRGYSWGRTKQLPLFNTWPATPATARLGEPERKPEDGDKRGLGDVDCDMLADAGEDGRARGEAKEMVMRRAARERGVKVKYHGGVTSALCIDLEYIDPRPTERQEEDAARRAALSASAALTPQSTSADGDGADDTPAPEWVGVVEPDWSQSPIEIVHWRDDEHLKSFEKTIYDFGFKPSGKGF is encoded by the exons ATGAAACCCCCCACCAAACTCCACATCCCAATCAGCGAAAAATCCTccccattcttctcttccccttaCCCACCCCACcaaccatcttcttcccaactATCACCTATCCCTGACAGCTCGCCATCTTCTGCCGCCTTCACCAACTCTCGTTCACCACTTTTACCAATGTCTCCCAAGGTGCTTGAAAGTGGATATCCCTTTCCGGCGACGGCGCACACTAATGCCAGCGGGCGATgggcgaggatgaggatggtcTTGAGGCAAGGGGTCGTTCCGCAAGGTGTGCTGAGGAGGGCGTTGATGCTATTTATGGTGCTTGGTTTGGCGGTGCTGGTGTTGCATCGAAGTGGAACTGCT CTTCAGCTTGCGGAAAAGTACAACCCTGCTTCTACTCAAACAAAGTCTCGCCCTGCTTCTACTCAAACAGAGGCTCACCCTGCTTCTACACACACAGAGTCTCACGTCCCTTATATACCTCCCACCTCAAGCCCACACGGTGTTCGCGAGATTGATATCTCCTCTgaacctcttcccctcgacGCTACTCTGCGCGAACGACTCGACGCATGGAAGAATGCCCCAGGTGGTCGGGGCGAGGTTGAAGGCGAAGTCGAGGCAGGCGGATTCGTGGCTTGGAACCTCGAACAATGCTCTACCATTTCCGAACAACACAACACGCACATGATTCAGCATTCCGCGAATACGTGGGCGTCATTGAACCGGACGCTGCTCCACAAGTATAGGATGGAGCTTGTAGATCATATGGAAGGGGtgttgaaaaggagagaacaTGAGAAATACGGAAAGGGGAGGGGGATTGTGACGGTTGCGGGCAATGCAGATACCTTGCAGAGAGTAAAATGGAGTCTGCAAATGTTGAGGAGTTATGGAAGCGAGCTGCCTGTCGAAATT TACCATTTTCCGTCCGAAGCCCCACCTGCCGATGACCCGATCCGTACCGAACTCGCCGAGTTGGGTGCCCGCCTCGTCGAAGCCAAAGGCCAAACACGggacaagggcaagaacAAGTCATACCACCTCAAAGCCCTCGCTGTCGTCCAGTGTCCATGGCAAGAAGTCCTCTACATCGATTCCGACTCGGTCCCGACCCGGGACCCTTTATACATGTTCGATGCGCCGAATTACAAGAGATTGGGAATATGGGCCACCCCGGATTATTGGAAGACGTCGGCGAATAATCCCATATGGGCGATTATGGGGGTAAAATGCAGGAATGagtgggagatggagacgGGGCAGATGTTTATAGATAAGAAAAGGCATTTAGATGTGTTTTTGTTGGTACAGTATATGCTTGAGAATCATCATTTT TGGTTTGCATTTTCCGACGGCGACAAGGACACCTTTCGCTGGGCTCTCCTCGCTCTTCGAAAACGATGGGCCGTCCCCGGCCGCTGGGTGGGCGCTGgagctcttccttctggtACAGCTTCTGGCGATTTCTGCGCGCATACTATGCTCCAACACGATTCATGGGGCGAACCCCTCTTTGTGCACTATAACCTTCTCAAACAAATACCCTCGGGTGTCGGCCGGGGCTATTCGTGGGGCCGGACAAAGCAGTTGCCGCTCTTCAACACTTGGCCTGCGACCCCCGCCACGGCGAGACTGGGCGAACCGGAAAGGAAGCCGGAGGATGGGGATAAGAGAGGATTGGGGGATGTGGATTGTGATATGTTGGCGGATGCgggggaagatgggagagcgagaggggaggcaaaggagatggtgatgaggagggcggcgagggagaggggggTGAAAGTCAAGTATCATGGAGGGGTGACCTCGGCTTTGTG TATCGACTTGGAGTATATCGACCCAAGGCCGACAGAacgacaagaagaagatgccgCTCGACGTGCCGCCCTTTCCGCCTCTGCCGCGCTTACCCCCCAATCTACTTCTGCTGACGGTGATGGGGCCGATGATACACCTGCACCGGAATGGGTAGGTGTCGTCGAACCGGACTGGAGCCAGTCGCCGATAGAGATTGTACATTGGAGGGATGACGAGCATTTGAAGAGTTTTGAAAAGACGATATATGATTTTGGGTTCAAGCCTTCTGGAAAGGGGTTTTAA